From Solea senegalensis isolate Sse05_10M unplaced genomic scaffold, IFAPA_SoseM_1 scf7180000017329, whole genome shotgun sequence, one genomic window encodes:
- the LOC122764224 gene encoding transmembrane and death domain protein 1-like: protein MKGWKLSLIFIFPLLTSTLGGEDTVAEDIGVHQLERLVEMLTVKECEDLLRTLSHPEENIFHRLERLSPKKNLSALKPRTKRDTSLFVDSEAQCQAALTEWLLQYGDHTYYDRLTRALQHIGRSDIAIEVGKNINQDKVLKLKRYVDGYHKYVSSLNVPSVQVDPKQDAGQKVKKRTVRDLSWRDLDLIVERAPVPPYMKGPMDVFLPVLYGFMMGFTGTLFVGVLIFIIVSRKQLSHQPRVKISSSCRYTAGEHKFS from the coding sequence ATGAAAGGCTGGAAACTCAgtctcatcttcatctttccACTGCTGACTTCAACTCTTGGAGGAGAGGACACGGTGGCAGAAGACATCGGTGTCCATCAACTGGAGCGATTAGTGGAGATGCTGACGGTAAAGGAGTGCGAAGATCTTCTACGCACTCTCTCCCACCCGGAGGAAAATATATTCCATCGACTTGAACGCCTCTCGccgaaaaaaaatctatcaGCTCTTAAGCCCCGCACCAAAAGAGACACATCTTTATTTGTGGACAGTGAGGCTCAGTGTCAGGCAGCCCTCACAGAGTGGCTGCTGCAGTACGGTGACCACACCTACTATGACAGACTCACACGCGCCTTGCAGCACATTGGCAGAAGTGACATCGCCATTGAAGTGGGGAAGAACATCAATCAGGACAAAGTGTTGAAGCTGAAGCGCTACGTGGACGGTTATCACAAATATGTGAGCTCTTTAAACGTCCCGTCAGTACAAGTGGATCCAAAACAAGATGCAGGTCAGAAGGTCAAGAAAAGAACTGTGAGGGATCTGAGTTGGCGTGACCTTGACCTGATTGTGGAGCGAGCGCCTGTTCCCCCGTACATGAAGGGACCCATGGACGTATTTCTGCCAGTCTTGTATGGCTTCATGATGGGCTTCACAGGTACTTTGTTTGTAGGTGTCCTTATCTTCATTATTGTCAGCAGAAAACAGCTGAGTCATCAACCGAGGGTCAAGATCAGCTCCAGCTGCAGGTACACAGCTGGGGAACACAAGTTTTCTTAG
- the LOC122764226 gene encoding uncharacterized protein LOC122764226 translates to MSSGLAAQEGVHFPNTTTDRLVVYKDQASGLLMCGGRIQTFKEDDRAVPLLPFQAWISTLLAREAHSEGHEGVAGTLLRMRNKAWVIRGRIIAQKVVDKCIVCKKAKARTCQQIMGDLPEERTNPAAPFQFTSVDLFGPYLVKDDVKRRVSMKVWGVLFCCMSSRAIHVELANTLSTESFLLAYQRFTSVRGHPQKIWSDPGTNFIGAKPVLEEMYTYLRQQNNDSLEGYAGKNGTDWTWRILPADSPHRNGAAEAAVKITKRALQSLGKGEGLTFSEFLTVLKLAANLANERPIDARVQSREDRVRYITPNTLLLGRATQSGDFKAFDYTTYPFKRLQEMQMQVSHFWKSWSQLAGPNLFIRNKWHTEKRNVAIGDIVWLCDQNALRGQFKLARVISVNADPKGIVRDVHVKVSPSGCVQVKTPKPVSGSKEKDCQGTILHRDVRRLIVLIPTEDQVN, encoded by the coding sequence ATGTCTTCCGGACTTGCAGCACAAGAGGGCGTACACTTTCCAAACACAACAACTGACAGACTGGTCGTTTACAAGGACCAAGCAAGCGGACTCCTGATGTGTGGTGGCAGGATCCAGACATTCAAAGAGGACGATAGAGCTGTTCCCCTGTTACCTTTCCAGGCCTGGATCTCCACTCTCCTAGCCCGAGAAGCACACAGTGAGGGGCATGAAGGAGTGGCAGGAACTTTGCTGCGGATGCGAAACAAAGCATGGGTCATCAGAGGAAGAATTATTGCCCAAAAAGTCGTTGACAAGTGTATCGTTTGCAAGAAAGCTAAAGCAAGAACCTGTCAGCAAATAATGGGAGACTTACCTGAAGAGAGGACGAATCCGGCTGCACCATTTCAATTCACGTCTGTCGACCTGTTCGGACCATACCTAGTAAAAGATGATGTCAAGAGGAGAGTGAGCATGAAAGTATGGGGCGTACTCTTCTGCTGTATGTCGAGTCGAGCTATCCATGTCGAACTGGCAAACACGCTATCAACAGAGAGCTTTCTTCTTGCTTACCAGAGGTTCACTTCTGTCCGAGGGCATCCTCAAAAGATCTGGTCCGATCCAGGCACGAACTTTATTGGAGCAAAACCTGTCCTGGAAGAGATGTATACTTacctgagacaacaaaacaacgaCTCACTTGAAGGATATGCTGGCAAGAATGGTACCGACTGGACGTGGAGAATCCTTCCAGCCGATTCACCTCACCGAAATGgcgctgctgaagctgctgtaaAGATCACTAAACGAGCTCTCCAAAGTCTTGGTAAAGGAGAAGGCCTTACCTTCAGTGAATTCCTGACAGTGCTCAAGCTAGCTGCCAACCTTGCCAACGAAAGGCCCATCGATGCCAGAGTCCAGAGCCGTGAAGACCGTGTACGATACATCACTCCGAACACCCTGTTGCTTGGTCGAGCCACACAGAGTGGAGATTTCAAGGCATTTGACTACACCACTTACCCGTTCAAAAGGCTACAAGAAATGCAAATGCAAGTGAGCCACTTTTGGAAGTCCTGGAGCCAACTTGCAGGTCCCAACCTGTTCATCCGCAACAAGTGGCATACTGAAAAAAGGAACGTTGCCATTGGAGACATCGTCTGGCTCTGCgaccagaatgcactgagaggGCAATTCAAGCTAGCAAGAGTCATCAGTGTGAATGCAGATCCCAAAGGCATCGTCCGGGATGTCCACGTGAAGGTCTCTCCGAGTGGGTGTGTCCAGGTAAAGACTCCGAAACCTGTGTCCGGATCGAAGGAAAAGGATTGCCAGGGTACCATACTGCATCGGGACGTGCGGCGTCTCATCGTCCTCATCCCAACAGAGGATCAAGTCAACTAG